From the Silvanigrella paludirubra genome, one window contains:
- a CDS encoding MotE family protein → MIILLLFFPCILLNGFFENETFAQNLPVIPRGELTATEAMRIRDELEITKQDIEQKIVKLQEAKKSYDLARLDVDSRLKKIEEEKRLLDETLQKEKKLKEDRVKEAVEFVSKMEPRKVAPVMDTMDRDLVIALLSRLPARQVTKLLENSSPAKATQFLEYYTRIRSGREFEMLRELGLCAPAKEKNEEKGKSPP, encoded by the coding sequence GTGATTATTTTACTCCTTTTCTTTCCTTGTATTCTATTAAACGGTTTTTTTGAAAATGAAACTTTTGCCCAAAATCTTCCTGTCATACCTAGGGGAGAATTAACCGCTACAGAAGCTATGCGAATTCGTGATGAGCTTGAAATTACCAAACAAGATATCGAACAAAAAATCGTTAAATTACAAGAGGCAAAAAAATCTTATGATTTAGCTCGTCTTGATGTAGATTCTAGGCTAAAAAAAATTGAAGAAGAGAAAAGGTTACTTGACGAAACACTTCAAAAAGAGAAAAAACTGAAAGAGGATAGGGTGAAAGAGGCTGTTGAGTTTGTTTCAAAAATGGAACCTCGAAAAGTCGCTCCTGTAATGGATACAATGGATAGAGATCTAGTAATAGCGTTATTAAGTAGGTTACCTGCACGTCAGGTAACAAAACTTCTAGAAAACTCATCACCCGCTAAAGCAACACAATTTTTGGAGTATTATACACGTATTCGCTCTGGCAGAGAATTTGAAATGCTAAGAGAACTAGGTTTATGCGCTCCTGCTAAGGAAAAAAATGAAGAAAAAGGAAAATCACCTCCGTAA
- the fliJ gene encoding flagellar export protein FliJ: MTFRFTLQKILNLREQETRDAELRVEYTRNIINELKRMINEERDFYFNEREELNKSVQLAQMHKISLFERSLTIRQERIMELLDNLRTYQSDLEVFQQALIQSKRNQKIIENLKDIKKKQFLEKESIKEQARLDEIGAQKFLRNQIQERGEE; the protein is encoded by the coding sequence ATGACATTTCGGTTTACTCTACAAAAAATATTAAATTTAAGGGAACAAGAAACTCGTGATGCAGAACTTAGAGTTGAGTATACAAGAAATATAATTAATGAATTAAAAAGAATGATCAATGAAGAAAGAGATTTTTACTTTAATGAGAGAGAAGAATTAAATAAAAGTGTTCAATTAGCTCAAATGCATAAAATATCTTTATTTGAAAGGTCATTAACAATAAGACAAGAAAGAATAATGGAGCTTTTAGATAATTTAAGAACATATCAGTCTGATTTAGAAGTATTTCAACAGGCCTTAATTCAATCCAAAAGAAATCAAAAAATAATTGAAAATCTTAAAGATATAAAGAAAAAACAATTTTTAGAAAAAGAATCTATTAAAGAGCAAGCACGCCTTGATGAAATTGGAGCTCAAAAATTTTTACGAAATCAAATTCAAGAAAGAGGTGAAGAGTGA